From a region of the Myroides sp. JBRI-B21084 genome:
- a CDS encoding acyl-CoA carboxylase subunit beta: MDLNFNKNEDHNKLLVSELRQKFAKVALGGGEKRIAKLHEQGKLTARERIDYLFDKDSKSIEIGAFVGDGMYKEHGGCPSGGVVVKIGYVNGKQVIVVANDATVKAGAWFPITGKKNLRAQEIAIENRLPIIYLVDSAGVYLPMQDEIFPDKENFGRIFRNNAIMSSMGITQIAAVMGSCVAGGAYLPIMSDEALIVDKTGSIFLAGSYLVKAAIGESIDNETLGGATTHTEISGVTDYKSKDDKDCLDTIRNIVGKMGDYDKAGFNRIDAKKPALDQNEIYGILPKSRAEQYDTMEIIKRLVDDSEFDEYKAGYGQTIITGYARIDGWAVGIVANQRKVVKTTGAKTKPSEMQFGGVIYSDSADKATRFIANCNQKKIPLVFLQDVTGFMVGSKSEHGGIIKDGAKMVNAVSNSVVPKFTVIMGNSYGAGNYAMCGKAYDPRFFLAWPSAELAVMGGAQAAKVLLQIEASSLKAKGEELTPEKEAELFDKIKAKYDAQVSPYYAAARLWTDAIIDPLDTRKWISMGIEAANHAPIEKQFNLGVIQV; this comes from the coding sequence ATGGATTTAAACTTCAATAAAAACGAAGATCACAATAAATTACTGGTTTCAGAATTAAGACAAAAATTTGCCAAAGTTGCTTTAGGCGGTGGCGAAAAGCGTATAGCAAAGTTACACGAGCAAGGTAAATTAACTGCTCGTGAGCGTATTGATTATTTGTTTGATAAAGATTCAAAGTCAATTGAAATAGGAGCTTTTGTGGGCGATGGTATGTATAAAGAACATGGTGGTTGCCCATCTGGTGGGGTTGTTGTTAAAATTGGTTATGTAAATGGTAAACAAGTTATTGTTGTTGCTAATGATGCTACAGTTAAAGCTGGTGCTTGGTTTCCTATTACAGGGAAAAAGAATTTACGCGCACAAGAAATTGCTATTGAAAACCGCTTGCCTATAATTTATTTAGTGGATTCGGCAGGAGTTTATTTACCAATGCAAGATGAAATTTTTCCTGATAAAGAAAATTTTGGTCGAATTTTTCGTAACAACGCCATCATGTCATCAATGGGTATTACGCAAATAGCAGCTGTAATGGGTAGTTGTGTTGCCGGTGGTGCATATTTACCAATTATGAGCGATGAGGCTTTAATTGTTGATAAAACTGGGTCAATTTTCTTAGCAGGCTCTTATTTGGTAAAAGCAGCAATTGGTGAAAGTATTGATAACGAAACGTTGGGTGGTGCTACTACTCATACCGAAATATCTGGTGTTACCGATTATAAATCAAAAGACGATAAAGATTGTTTAGATACCATTCGCAACATTGTTGGAAAAATGGGTGATTATGATAAAGCTGGTTTTAACAGAATTGATGCTAAAAAGCCCGCATTAGATCAAAATGAAATTTACGGAATTTTACCAAAATCTCGTGCAGAGCAATACGATACTATGGAAATTATTAAACGTTTGGTTGATGATTCTGAATTTGATGAATACAAAGCAGGATACGGACAAACCATAATTACTGGTTATGCACGTATTGATGGTTGGGCAGTTGGTATTGTTGCTAATCAGCGTAAAGTTGTGAAAACAACAGGTGCCAAAACCAAACCAAGCGAAATGCAGTTTGGCGGTGTTATTTATTCCGATTCGGCCGATAAAGCTACACGTTTTATAGCAAATTGTAATCAAAAGAAAATTCCTTTGGTTTTCTTGCAAGATGTTACCGGTTTTATGGTAGGGTCAAAATCTGAACACGGCGGTATCATTAAAGATGGTGCTAAAATGGTAAATGCTGTTTCTAATTCGGTTGTGCCAAAATTTACAGTAATTATGGGTAATTCTTACGGTGCAGGTAATTATGCAATGTGCGGAAAAGCATATGATCCACGTTTCTTTTTAGCTTGGCCAAGTGCCGAATTAGCAGTAATGGGTGGTGCACAAGCAGCTAAAGTTTTGTTGCAAATTGAAGCTTCATCACTAAAAGCGAAAGGCGAGGAGTTAACCCCTGAAAAAGAAGCAGAATTGTTTGATAAAATTAAAGCAAAATACGATGCGCAAGTTTCGCCATATTATGCTGCCGCACGTTTATGGACCGATGCAATTATTGATCCGTTAGATACGCGTAAATGGATTTCAATGGGTATTGAGGCTGCTAACCATGCACCAATTGAAAAACAATTTAATTTAGGCGTTATTCAAGTGTAA
- a CDS encoding DHA2 family efflux MFS transporter permease subunit, with the protein MLKEQSSPYEKYLPMVAAVAMFMQSLDGTILNTSLPSIAAAMRYSPLEMQSVIVSYALTLALFIPLSGWLSDKFGTRKMFLLAVFVFTLGSFFCAISVNLLTLNLSRILQAIGGSMMVPIARLAILYQYPRNKLLKIMNYITIPGLLGLVVGPSLGGYLSDYFAWQWIFLVNLPVGFLGMFLAYKIMPNFKNTVGKFDVLGLLYFSGALVLITFALEVSSVGFNHYLLVLGLFFIACVLFVLYYKHFKSTKYSIINLNLFKIRTLRIGLIGSLITRFGISGLPFLLPLMMQVGFGFSASKAGFMLLPSALTTIAIKPWIVPLVKRFGYRNILISNTLFLAVIIFVFSFMEKDTPLIYYIFLMIAYGAFTSVQMTAMNTITLADLTDKQASGGNSLLTIMQQLSISFGISIAALILAFYKDKMHFYQGDLITAFHLTLISLAVLTAFSSLTFTKLKSNDGEKLSG; encoded by the coding sequence ATGTTAAAAGAACAATCATCGCCTTACGAAAAATACCTGCCAATGGTGGCTGCGGTTGCAATGTTTATGCAGTCGTTAGACGGAACCATACTTAATACATCATTGCCAAGTATTGCTGCAGCTATGCGTTATTCGCCCTTAGAAATGCAATCGGTTATTGTAAGTTATGCTTTAACCTTGGCTTTGTTTATACCGCTTTCGGGTTGGCTTTCTGATAAATTTGGAACCCGAAAAATGTTTTTATTAGCAGTGTTTGTTTTTACATTAGGTTCGTTTTTTTGCGCCATTTCGGTAAATCTACTCACCTTAAATTTATCTCGAATACTTCAGGCAATTGGTGGTTCAATGATGGTGCCCATAGCGCGTTTAGCTATTTTGTACCAATATCCTCGTAACAAATTACTAAAAATTATGAATTACATAACCATTCCAGGTTTGTTGGGGTTGGTTGTTGGACCAAGTTTAGGTGGTTATTTATCAGATTATTTTGCATGGCAATGGATTTTTTTAGTGAACCTTCCTGTTGGTTTTTTGGGTATGTTTTTGGCATATAAAATCATGCCGAATTTTAAAAATACAGTTGGCAAATTTGATGTATTGGGATTGCTTTATTTTAGTGGCGCTTTGGTTTTAATAACTTTTGCGTTAGAGGTTAGCAGTGTAGGTTTTAATCATTATCTTTTGGTTTTAGGACTTTTTTTTATTGCGTGTGTACTTTTTGTGTTGTACTACAAACATTTTAAATCTACTAAGTATTCCATTATCAATTTAAACCTTTTTAAAATTAGAACATTACGCATAGGCTTAATAGGTAGTTTAATAACGCGTTTTGGTATAAGCGGTTTGCCTTTTTTATTGCCTTTAATGATGCAGGTTGGTTTTGGGTTTTCGGCATCAAAAGCGGGGTTCATGTTACTGCCATCGGCTTTAACAACTATTGCCATTAAACCTTGGATTGTGCCGTTAGTGAAAAGGTTTGGTTATCGAAATATTTTAATAAGTAATACCTTGTTTTTAGCCGTAATTATTTTTGTTTTTAGTTTTATGGAAAAAGATACACCGCTTATTTATTATATTTTTTTAATGATTGCCTACGGTGCTTTTACATCGGTACAAATGACCGCAATGAACACCATTACTTTGGCCGATTTAACCGATAAACAAGCCAGTGGGGGCAATAGTTTGCTAACCATTATGCAACAATTATCTATTAGTTTTGGTATTTCTATTGCAGCTTTAATTTTGGCTTTTTATAAAGATAAAATGCATTTTTACCAAGGAGATTTGATTACTGCGTTTCATTTAACCTTAATTTCGTTAGCAGTTTTAACAGCTTTTTCTAGTTTAACGTTTACAAAATTAAAAAGCAACGATGGTGAAAAGTTGTCGGGGTAA
- a CDS encoding acyl-CoA reductase has product MILEDKKKAFIHLGLFLKQFSTETYQENPNVLHNNEFFEPFKQIINRLHESNSWFKREQLQFCFNSWSIALTETNLTKWLTPYNLQNEQLKTIGLILAGNIPLVGFHDVLTVLISGNKALIKLSSNDELLVPFILKYLETVEPEFKNRYEITKEKLELFDAVIATGSNNTARYFEYYFGKYPNIIRKNRNSVAVLNGKESKEDLIALGEDIFRYYGLGCRNVSKLFVPKDYNFDAFFEGMFAYSEIIKDEKYVNNYDYNKAVFLMSNFNLLDNGFLTIKEDASYTSPISSVFYEFYTDLNEVNNRLITDADKIQCVVSNQLTPNSLPFGTTQKPELWDYADNVDTMKFLLSLT; this is encoded by the coding sequence ATGATTTTAGAAGATAAAAAAAAGGCATTTATACACTTAGGATTGTTTTTAAAACAATTTTCGACAGAAACGTACCAAGAAAACCCAAATGTTTTACATAACAATGAGTTTTTTGAACCTTTTAAACAAATAATTAACCGTTTACACGAAAGCAACAGTTGGTTTAAACGTGAACAGCTACAATTTTGTTTTAATTCATGGAGCATTGCGTTAACTGAAACCAATTTAACAAAATGGCTAACACCCTACAATTTACAAAACGAACAATTAAAAACCATTGGTTTAATTTTAGCAGGAAACATTCCTTTGGTGGGTTTTCACGATGTGTTAACGGTGTTAATTTCGGGCAACAAAGCGTTAATTAAACTTTCATCTAACGATGAACTTTTAGTCCCTTTTATTTTAAAATACCTTGAAACGGTTGAACCTGAATTTAAAAACAGGTACGAAATAACTAAAGAAAAACTAGAACTTTTTGATGCCGTTATTGCAACAGGAAGCAATAATACAGCTCGCTATTTTGAATATTATTTTGGGAAATACCCTAATATAATTCGTAAAAACCGAAATTCGGTAGCAGTTTTAAACGGTAAAGAATCTAAGGAAGATTTAATTGCATTGGGCGAGGATATTTTTAGATATTATGGTTTAGGATGTAGAAATGTATCAAAACTTTTTGTACCTAAAGATTATAACTTTGATGCTTTTTTTGAAGGAATGTTTGCTTATAGCGAAATAATTAAAGATGAAAAGTATGTAAACAATTACGATTACAACAAGGCTGTTTTTTTAATGAGTAACTTTAATTTGCTTGATAACGGGTTTTTAACCATTAAAGAAGATGCTTCTTACACATCGCCTATTTCATCGGTTTTTTATGAATTTTACACCGATTTAAACGAAGTTAACAACCGATTAATTACCGATGCAGATAAAATTCAATGCGTAGTTTCAAACCAATTAACACCAAATAGTTTACCCTTTGGTACTACACAAAAACCTGAACTTTGGGATTATGCCGATAATGTAGATACAATGAAATTTTTGTTATCTTTAACGTAA
- a CDS encoding 4Fe-4S dicluster domain-containing protein, protein MAIIITDECINCGACEPECPNTAIYEGADDWRWKDGTKLSGKVILPDGTEVDADDAQTPVSDDIYYIVPGKCTECKGFHEEPQCAAVCPVDCCVPDDNHVESDEVLLKRQAFLHNE, encoded by the coding sequence ATGGCAATTATAATAACCGATGAATGTATAAATTGTGGCGCTTGTGAGCCAGAATGTCCAAATACTGCAATTTATGAAGGTGCCGACGATTGGCGTTGGAAAGATGGTACAAAATTAAGTGGAAAAGTGATTTTACCAGATGGAACAGAAGTTGATGCAGATGATGCACAAACACCAGTTTCTGACGATATTTACTACATTGTTCCAGGAAAATGTACCGAATGTAAAGGTTTTCACGAAGAACCGCAATGTGCAGCTGTTTGCCCAGTTGATTGTTGTGTGCCAGATGATAACCACGTAGAAAGCGATGAAGTGTTGTTAAAAAGACAAGCTTTTTTACATAATGAATAG
- a CDS encoding META domain-containing protein, translating into MKKLFLPFLVAILFFSCSVKKQVFSQKQDQTVLNGNWELALASFSANLTKDFPEGLPTITFDGTEDLSVYGYDGCNRLNGKAVLKKNNEISFQPNFVSTMLACNKVKSAEFKNALLHTTAYTMTNNVLILKNDSVSLKFHKITLNGKWFLDKIYVGKIKAADLYPYKKPFIVIDINQPVFSGNTACNALKGQLLLYQNTMKFNHITSTKMFCDGVNETVFTNALAKVTHYKLDGTRLVLFENEKKIMELVQQFE; encoded by the coding sequence ATGAAAAAGTTATTTTTACCTTTTTTGGTTGCTATTTTATTCTTTTCATGTTCCGTTAAAAAGCAAGTTTTTTCACAAAAGCAAGATCAAACGGTTTTAAATGGTAATTGGGAATTGGCTTTGGCTAGTTTTAGTGCAAATTTAACAAAAGATTTTCCAGAAGGTTTGCCAACCATTACTTTTGATGGTACAGAAGACCTTTCGGTTTATGGTTACGACGGTTGTAATAGATTAAACGGAAAAGCAGTTTTAAAGAAAAATAATGAAATTAGCTTTCAACCAAATTTTGTTTCAACCATGTTGGCTTGTAATAAAGTAAAAAGTGCTGAATTTAAAAATGCGTTATTACACACAACAGCCTACACTATGACTAACAACGTGCTTATTTTAAAAAATGATAGCGTTTCGTTAAAGTTTCATAAAATTACCTTAAATGGAAAATGGTTTTTAGATAAAATTTATGTTGGTAAAATTAAAGCTGCCGATTTGTATCCCTACAAAAAACCGTTTATTGTAATTGATATTAACCAACCTGTTTTTTCAGGAAATACCGCATGTAACGCTTTAAAAGGTCAGTTGTTACTTTACCAAAACACCATGAAATTTAATCATATCACATCAACAAAAATGTTTTGCGATGGCGTTAACGAAACTGTTTTTACCAATGCTTTAGCAAAAGTTACTCATTATAAGTTAGATGGTACCCGTTTGGTTTTGTTTGAAAACGAAAAGAAAATAATGGAATTGGTTCAACAATTTGAATAA
- a CDS encoding MBL fold metallo-hydrolase: MKKNRKKLMTTTLIIIGALIAATFTFLQHPLFGKEPSGERLKRIQQSKNYKNGQFHNLSHTPALTEGATYTQMIKELLFSKIEHTKPTDSIPSEKINLKKNTIADNFMVWFGHSSYFMKINNQTFLIDPVLSKNASPLYGTNTAFKGADKITPADLPSIDFLILTHDHYDHLDYTSFKELKNKVSKIICPLGVGEHLEYWGFPKENITELDWHDTTILNDSLKITATPTRHFSGRSFKRNTTLWASYVFQTKNLNLYLGGDSGYDTHFKEIGKKYGPFDLAILENGQYDKKWKYIHMMPEEVVQASIDLQAKRFFPVHSSKFKLANHPWKEPLQRVTIATEEQTSTQIITPKIGEIIYLNNSQQVFEKWWEQVN, encoded by the coding sequence ATGAAAAAAAACAGAAAAAAATTAATGACAACAACCTTAATTATAATTGGAGCTTTAATTGCAGCAACTTTTACTTTTTTACAACATCCACTTTTTGGTAAAGAACCTTCTGGAGAACGTTTAAAAAGAATTCAACAATCAAAAAATTATAAAAACGGGCAATTTCACAACCTTTCACATACTCCTGCGTTAACCGAAGGTGCTACATACACCCAAATGATTAAAGAATTGCTTTTTTCGAAAATTGAACATACCAAACCAACAGACAGCATTCCTAGCGAAAAAATCAATCTGAAAAAAAACACTATAGCTGATAATTTTATGGTTTGGTTTGGGCATTCTTCTTATTTTATGAAAATTAACAACCAAACCTTTTTAATTGATCCTGTTTTAAGCAAAAACGCATCGCCTTTATACGGCACAAATACTGCTTTTAAAGGTGCCGATAAAATTACACCCGCAGATCTACCTTCAATTGACTTTTTGATTTTAACACACGATCATTACGACCATTTAGACTATACATCGTTTAAAGAATTAAAAAACAAAGTAAGCAAAATTATTTGTCCGTTAGGTGTGGGCGAACATTTAGAGTATTGGGGATTTCCAAAAGAAAACATAACCGAATTAGATTGGCATGATACCACCATTTTAAACGATTCATTAAAAATTACAGCTACACCAACACGCCATTTTTCAGGAAGAAGTTTTAAACGAAACACCACTTTATGGGCATCGTACGTGTTCCAAACTAAAAATTTAAATCTGTATTTAGGTGGCGATAGCGGTTACGATACCCATTTTAAAGAAATAGGAAAAAAATACGGTCCGTTTGATTTGGCTATTCTAGAAAACGGTCAATACGATAAAAAATGGAAATACATACATATGATGCCCGAAGAAGTTGTACAAGCAAGCATAGATTTACAAGCAAAAAGATTTTTTCCGGTACATAGTTCAAAATTTAAACTAGCCAATCACCCTTGGAAAGAACCACTTCAAAGGGTTACTATTGCAACCGAAGAACAAACCTCAACGCAAATAATCACCCCTAAAATTGGAGAAATCATTTATTTAAACAATTCACAACAAGTTTTTGAAAAATGGTGGGAACAAGTAAATTAA
- the lgt gene encoding prolipoprotein diacylglyceryl transferase translates to MIWNPSEGITIAGFTLRFYSLMFVVAFALGYYIMQKVYNREHRSQDELDKLFFYTFIATLLGARLGHVFFYDWDYYQNNLGEIILPFRFKPEFEFTGFAGLASHGAAIGIILAMFFYSRIIKKPLLWILDRVVLSITIGGVFVRLGNFFNSEIYGHIVDKSFPFGIKFIREDEFWNTKNIFDITQATTKNEAYKLIETDPRFSAVLEAIPFRHPTQLYEAFGYIILFVILMFMYWKTDARNYLGKIFGVFLVFLWLIRFIVEFVKESQGGFESALGILSTGQWLSIPFIIAGIYIWATAKNRPVTN, encoded by the coding sequence ATGATTTGGAATCCATCTGAAGGAATTACCATTGCAGGTTTTACACTGCGTTTTTATAGCTTAATGTTTGTAGTTGCTTTTGCTTTAGGCTATTACATTATGCAAAAAGTATACAACAGAGAACACCGCTCGCAAGACGAGTTAGACAAACTGTTCTTTTACACCTTTATTGCAACTTTATTAGGCGCACGCTTAGGGCATGTATTTTTTTACGATTGGGATTACTACCAAAATAACTTAGGCGAAATTATTTTACCATTTAGATTTAAACCCGAATTTGAATTTACAGGTTTTGCAGGTTTAGCAAGTCATGGTGCCGCTATAGGAATTATATTAGCAATGTTTTTTTACAGCCGTATTATAAAAAAACCATTGTTATGGATTTTAGACCGTGTGGTTTTATCAATTACCATTGGTGGTGTTTTTGTTAGATTAGGAAATTTTTTCAACTCTGAAATTTACGGACATATTGTAGATAAATCGTTTCCTTTTGGAATAAAATTTATTCGCGAAGATGAATTTTGGAATACTAAAAACATTTTTGACATTACACAGGCTACAACTAAAAACGAAGCTTATAAATTAATTGAAACCGACCCTCGTTTTTCAGCCGTACTTGAAGCTATTCCATTCCGCCATCCCACTCAATTATACGAAGCGTTTGGATACATTATTTTATTTGTAATTTTAATGTTTATGTACTGGAAAACAGATGCACGCAACTATTTAGGTAAAATTTTCGGTGTGTTTTTAGTATTCTTATGGTTAATTAGATTCATTGTAGAATTTGTAAAAGAAAGTCAAGGTGGTTTTGAATCTGCTTTAGGTATATTATCTACCGGTCAATGGTTAAGTATTCCATTTATTATTGCAGGAATTTATATTTGGGCAACCGCAAAAAATAGACCTGTAACAAATTAA
- the yidD gene encoding membrane protein insertion efficiency factor YidD codes for MEQLKKILIFPFVVLIRFYQLAISPFTPPSCRFTPTCSHYTLQALKKHGLFKGSWLGIKRIAKCHPWGKSGYDPVP; via the coding sequence ATGGAACAGCTAAAAAAAATACTCATTTTTCCATTTGTGGTACTTATACGTTTTTACCAATTGGCAATTTCGCCCTTTACGCCGCCATCGTGTAGGTTTACTCCAACGTGTTCACATTATACGTTACAAGCCTTAAAAAAACATGGCTTGTTTAAAGGCAGTTGGCTTGGTATAAAACGTATTGCTAAATGCCACCCTTGGGGAAAATCGGGGTACGATCCCGTTCCGTAA
- the cysS gene encoding cysteine--tRNA ligase, with protein sequence MKSNLKIYNSLTGEKELFTPLHQDKVGMYVCGPTVYSNVHLGNVRTFLSFDFIYRSLQYLGFKVRYVRNITDAGHLTDDGDVNNDRFVKQSRLEKLEPMEIVQKYTVDFHNVLKLFNLLPPTIEPTATGHIIEQIELTQKLIDKGFAYESNGSVYFDVLEYNKRGLNYGELSRRNIEELFENTRDLDGQNEKKNPQDFALWKKASPQHIMRWSSPWGDGFPGWHLECTAMSTKYLGDQFDIHGGGMDLKFPHHECEIAQGKACNETAPVRYWMHANMLTMNGQRMSKSTGNYILPMQLITGENNFFEKPFTPSVLRFCFLQAHYRSVLDISNEAMLASEKGFDRLMDAIKSLNSITASTSSSFNVLEWKQKCIDSLLDDFNSPILIATIFEAVKFINTLKENKATITAADLELLKETLNALVFDVLGLYTSTSNNNGKLEEVVNLLIQMRNTARANKDFAQSDLIRNQLAAIGIELKDGKEGTTFTL encoded by the coding sequence ATGAAATCAAACCTAAAAATATACAACTCGCTCACAGGAGAAAAAGAGCTTTTTACACCTTTACATCAAGATAAAGTTGGTATGTATGTTTGCGGACCAACCGTTTACAGCAATGTGCATTTAGGAAACGTGCGCACATTTCTTTCGTTTGATTTTATTTACCGCAGTCTACAGTATTTAGGTTTTAAAGTTAGATATGTTCGAAACATTACAGATGCCGGGCATTTAACAGACGACGGCGATGTTAACAACGATCGTTTTGTGAAACAATCGCGTTTAGAAAAGCTTGAACCTATGGAAATTGTTCAAAAATATACAGTAGATTTCCATAACGTTTTAAAACTTTTTAACCTATTACCCCCAACAATTGAACCTACCGCAACAGGGCACATTATTGAACAAATAGAACTAACACAAAAGTTAATAGATAAAGGATTTGCTTACGAAAGTAACGGTTCGGTTTATTTTGATGTGTTAGAATACAACAAACGCGGGTTAAATTACGGTGAACTTTCACGAAGAAACATTGAAGAACTTTTTGAAAATACCCGTGATTTAGATGGACAAAATGAAAAGAAAAACCCACAAGATTTTGCATTGTGGAAAAAAGCATCTCCACAACATATCATGCGCTGGTCATCACCTTGGGGCGACGGATTTCCTGGCTGGCATTTAGAATGTACTGCAATGAGCACCAAATACCTAGGCGATCAATTTGATATTCACGGTGGTGGAATGGATTTAAAATTTCCGCATCACGAATGTGAAATCGCTCAAGGAAAAGCTTGTAACGAAACCGCACCTGTACGTTATTGGATGCATGCCAACATGCTAACCATGAACGGGCAACGCATGAGTAAATCAACCGGTAACTACATTTTACCAATGCAGTTAATTACCGGTGAAAACAACTTTTTCGAAAAACCTTTTACACCAAGTGTATTGCGTTTTTGCTTTTTACAAGCACATTACCGCAGTGTTTTAGACATATCAAACGAAGCCATGCTGGCATCAGAAAAAGGTTTTGATCGATTAATGGATGCTATCAAATCACTAAATAGCATCACTGCTTCTACCTCTTCATCTTTCAATGTTTTGGAATGGAAGCAAAAATGTATCGATTCATTATTAGACGATTTTAATAGCCCTATTTTAATTGCAACTATTTTTGAAGCTGTAAAATTCATCAATACATTAAAAGAAAACAAAGCTACCATAACAGCTGCCGATTTAGAGCTTTTAAAAGAAACTTTAAATGCGCTTGTTTTTGATGTTTTAGGTTTATATACCTCAACAAGTAACAACAACGGAAAGTTAGAAGAAGTTGTAAATCTTTTAATTCAAATGCGTAACACCGCACGTGCTAATAAAGATTTTGCACAGTCTGATTTAATTCGCAACCAATTAGCCGCAATTGGTATTGAATTAAAAGATGGAAAAGAAGGAACAACTTTTACGTTATAA
- the folE gene encoding GTP cyclohydrolase I FolE has product MCKSDALHDDIGDNHFGTSDYTPLRADAFSISDDQKIELIKKDVESILNTLGMDLTDDSLKGTPNRVAKMFVKEIFGGLNPNKKPSSSTFDNKYKYNEMLVEKNIVVYSTCEHHLLPIVGRAHVAYISNGKVVGLSKMNRIVDYYAKRPQVQERLTIQIVDELKRVLGTDDVACVIDAKHLCVNSRGIRDIESSTVTAEFSGTFKNELTRKEFLEYIKLETKF; this is encoded by the coding sequence ATGTGTAAATCAGACGCATTACACGATGATATAGGTGACAATCACTTTGGCACAAGTGATTATACACCCTTAAGAGCAGATGCTTTTTCAATATCTGATGATCAAAAAATTGAATTGATTAAAAAAGATGTAGAAAGCATTTTAAATACCTTAGGTATGGATTTAACAGACGATAGTTTAAAAGGCACACCTAACCGTGTAGCTAAAATGTTTGTTAAAGAAATTTTTGGTGGATTAAATCCAAACAAAAAACCTTCTTCTTCTACCTTTGATAATAAATATAAGTATAATGAAATGTTAGTTGAAAAAAACATTGTAGTTTATTCAACTTGTGAACACCATTTATTACCAATTGTTGGGCGTGCACACGTAGCTTATATTTCAAACGGCAAAGTAGTTGGCTTATCTAAAATGAACCGTATTGTTGATTACTACGCAAAACGTCCACAAGTACAAGAACGATTAACCATTCAAATTGTTGACGAACTAAAACGCGTTTTAGGAACCGACGATGTTGCTTGCGTAATAGATGCCAAACATTTATGCGTAAACTCAAGAGGAATACGCGATATTGAAAGTTCTACCGTAACAGCAGAATTTAGCGGTACTTTTAAAAATGAATTAACAAGAAAAGAATTTTTAGAATACATTAAGTTAGAAACTAAATTTTAG